aatcttacgtgtcggagtttaattggtacatataagcgTCACGTAGGCTATGCGTCATCGGACTATTTTTActaccaatgcaatatttttactatgaaaatatgtaaataaggtaatcgatGTAAATAAGGAAAAAAAAGTAGAGTTTTAAGATTCTCCTACTTTTTTTTATGAagcatgtataataggttatataagttaaatattttaatttctaatttaaattatgacacTTAAGCTGTTAAGCATGCCATGCCATTGCTGTAACACGACTTAAatgtcgcatgttgcgacctttatcattttcgctaTCATATATCCGATGATATTACGTGCGTAACGTGTTTCCACTTTCATTTGATAATCATCTCTAGTTCAATTccctttaattaattattatggtGACCGAGTTTGGCAGATTTGATACATCTTTTTGACGATAACAGGAGAAGAAAGAAAATCGATGAGGATAACGTGACTATGCTTGAGTTTTCGCACATTCATTTGATTCCAGTTCTTTGCGTCTGTTATGACCTTTTGGCGTTGGACAAGGTATGTGTTTTGCCCATTCCAAAAACATGCGAAACAAACGGCCCCTGAAAGAAGCTAGAGATGACTATCAAATGAAAGTGGAAAAGTATGCTGCTCTAAGTCTCTAACAGCCTTAGTACAACTGTATGGATGTAGCCATATGTACATGTAAGTattttcactacaagaaattgattaATTCCCGACCGCCAAAATTTGTATTCATCTTAATCCATTTGGTGCTAAACCTCATAGAGGATATACGCGGATATGTAAAAATACCTAATAAGTAGAGATGGTCAGTGGATCGGGTCTGAGTCAGTCACACTATCAGTCTGACACAACTTGTAGTCGGTCATGTTTATCGGATCCATTTATGACCAATGACATAACCTGCCCAACTTGGATTTTTTTTGATGTGTGGTGAGTCGAGTTTTTCCAACACAACCCATTTTGACCCACACCATCGAAACTCGACAAAATCCACTGATGGCACACCCGGCCGGACCCACCCAACGCTACCTACAAGATACAACCCATCTAACACACAAATCCAACCCACCTAACCCTGTGACCCACCAGACCCGTTCCTAATGTAAAATATTATGTttgtttaaaatgctaataaactttaaatttattgtttaaataCATTAACTACATTTATGTGATTATTTCAATACATAAAATTTATTTCATTTGAGTTCgtattttgtaacttttaacgCCTAAGTAATCGTCCAAACCCATCTGACCCACATCAACTCCTAAAACTACTCTAAACCCACCAAATCCAACTGGCCCATTGTAGTCACATCAGGCCCCCAAAACATGTCGTAGCCCACCAAACCCATCCCACTCCACCCGCATTACCTACCATAACCCGTGTAATCCACGACTCATCACGTATGTGTTCATTTTTTCCGACAAAAACCACGACTGGATCCACTCTGACTTTCATTGAGGTGGCTTGTGTGTCAACTATCTCGACCCACGACCCACCAAATCCACTCAACCTGCCTTGTTAACCATCTCCACTATTAACAAGGTATATATATGTACACCAATTAGACAGCTACTGTGAATCTGCTGCAAGAGTAATGCTGCTTCCAAGGCCCACGGAAAAGATTCTCTCCAAGGCAGAACAAGTGGAACAAAGGCCCATAGGAAGATTTCACAGCCTCATTGCTTAAACTCAAACCCATCAAGCACCCAGGCCACTCTTGCTTGCTCGGAGTTATTCATGGGTTTGACAAGGAAATGGCAAGTAAATGTTGATCGAATATTCGATGTATATGTGAAGTTGTGACGTGTTAAACAACACTGATTTAAAAGTAAAATTTGACTCTATTATAATTGAAAATTAATGTTGTCCCTCCAGATTTTACACGGTAATTAgccttgattttctctcaaataGCACGAATTAGGTATTCATAAATGGCTCAGAATAATGTTTTTTGTGTATTTTATTAATAACTCTAAAGCTTCCCTTTTAAAACCATAAAAACCAGTTTATTTAGGTTAGAAATATCATGGCTAACAAGCCCTAAAACAAGGAAAATTTGAAGGATAGTGTTAGAAATGTAATCTTATATACGACGGACTTACCATCAGCTTTGATAAGTACTTGATCAATACATCTCCATGTGATAAACTAACACTCAAGAGAGTTGTTGTCCACCTAAATAGTCGAAATTACCCTTACTTtcatattcaattagttaataagAATGAATATATGATATAAAATCCAAACATAAATAGAATCACCTTTCAACaagcaaaaggtcttgcatgtataaggtgtataataaattacAACGGGATAAATTTTACCCAGTCTTTGTaaattttacccatttttttgtgacttttaatacttcgtatgtttttattaaattttatattctgaaaaaaaagttgatagataaacattttaaaatgtTTAATAGTTACCTTTGTACATTAGTGATTTTAaaggaattattttatttaaatgaaaaaaattatcacaaAATAAcacataacttttacatatattgaGGTAACTTTATTACGatgtaaaatatttatttaatgtaAATCACTTGTAAATATGGAATTTGTATTCAACAAATATATACAGTATTTCAAACAAAAGTGGATTAGTCTTGACAATTTAACAAAGAGTAATAACAATAAGGATCTGTGGCGCAATGGTAGCGCGTCTGACTCCAGATCAGAAGGTTGCGTGTTCGATTCACGTCAGGTTCAATTTTTTTGGTTTAGCTTTCTCAATTAATTTAGTACAAAACCCATGAACTCCTCATCCGATTCAAGAGCTTCCATCAAACCAGAACTCAAACATATCTCCAAATCCACACTTCCTCCACCTTCATATCCTTCGTACGAAATCACCGACCCTACAGACTTATTCGCATACCCACTCCGTACAGCTACTGCTTTTCCGAACCCAAATTCGTTTCCATACATGTCAAATCTTGGCGAGCTTGACATAACCACACTGTAATCATCAAACAGCTTATTAAGCTGGTAAACAATGGGAGATTTCATCCAATTATTAAAGAAATCGCGCACTGATTTATCGTCGTGGTTAACTACTGTCTGATGCAGTGATTCTGCTGTCAATCCCAAGCTGTGTTCGAGTAGTTCACtagctgttgttgttgtgttgattaCGCTAACGCAGTTACCAAAATAATGTTGGGATAGAGGTGGAGTTAGCCTGTGTCTGTTGTTGGTTGCTAGTTTGCAACTTGTGGGATGATGTTTTGGTAGGTTGTTTGCTCGAATGATTGCTCGCCAACATAGTGCAGATAAGGCCTGAAAGGAAGatatcttgttgttgttgttgttgttgttgttgttgttgttgttgttgttttcttCGTTTGCTTTAGCTTTTAGTCTTGCCATGGACCCGGACGAGAAATGGAAAAACCTCTCTTTTAGTTGAGGTGGTTCGTATCGGCTAACAAATTCATCTGGTTGTGAGAAAGGAAGGCGACTAGGTGGATCATACCCTTCAGGAAACCAACCTTCATGGACTGGCATCCGCGATAGAGGCAGTTGTTCGACTAAATCTGTTATAACAGAAGAAATAAATGTCataaagaagaaagaaagattATAAATAATGTgaaaaaagaaacacaaagaTTTGACGTGGTTAACTAATAATGTGTGTTAACTATGTTTACCGGCAGAGGAAAAGaatgttttattgaatttgtAAGTCAGGTCCACAGGAAGAAGAGAGATATTTTTTATAGATCTCGAgtaaagatggctgtgggccAGGCTGGCTCGAGGCCCGGTCCGAGCACGAAAAAAGCCCGGCCCGGCACGGGCacgggcacgaagtcgtgggtcGGGCCTGTGCCTTAATTTTATGGAAAAGCACGCAAGCTAAGTCAAGGCATGACTCGGCCTGGCACGAaaacacgctaaatttagtaaaattagcttAAGCACGACGGGCCGACCCAGTCCGACACGAAAGCCCGTGGGCTCTGGACGGGTCTGGGccttgttttgaactttttgGCCTGGCCCGACACGATACAATGTTGCCCTGTCATGGGCATGGCCCGGTTAGGCCCATGCCATGTGGGCTCGCCCCCGAAGCCTGGCATGACCCGGCCCGACCCACGACCATCTTTAATCTCGAGGAGTACATAAATATTTCAGAATACAACCCGTGCTGGGACGTTACAGTAAGTGGCTTAACTGATTCAAGGCATATTCTAACAAAATCCTTACCCATTGATGTATGAATCTCGGACCACACGTTCCAAAAATGCCAGAAAGAGGTCCCATCTACAACCGCATGGTTAATTGAGCAGCCAATGAAAACCCCATCAATAAGCTCAGTAACTTTAACCGTAAGCAAAGACATAGAATGAGCATCATGGCTAACAGCCCTGTCATGGTCAAAAAATGAATGAACCACAACAGGAACATAGGTTGGAGAAAGTATGTCAGATATGGTCATGTCTAACGTAGAGTGAATAAACCTCGCACCAGGGCCCTTGTTGCAGTCGATGAAAATAAGGCTATGGTCGTCATCCACCTGTGTAACGAATTGACCGGCTAGTGGATAGAAATGAACGAGGGTTAGAGAAAGGGATTCTTTAAGTTTGTGGATGGAGAATTCTTGATCATGATTAAGTTTTGATGGCTTTTTGAATAGAAGACCTTTTTGGATGTAATGCATAGATAGCATAGCTAGATCCATGGGGGATAAGTAGTAAGGTTTATTGGCTTCATTTGGTTCATATTTTGGCTTGATGAAGCATTCTGAGATTTGTTTCATTGTTGTTTCTGAGTTCATTTTCTGATAGATATTTGGTTAGCTTAACTTTAGATTGATTGGAGGATTGAAAAATGTAGATTGGTTACCATTTAGGCGTGAGGCCGACAGGGGTTTTGAAATTGAGATCTCTCATACACTGATCACCCTCAATTTTAATCACTAGACTAAGACATTATTAGTATTTCGTACTCTGTAAGACTTATAAGTGGGAAGGGAATTGCTTTAAAGAAAAAGGTAGACTTTGAAAAATCAATAACTACGTAGTACTCACTATAGAGACATACGGATGAAGGGCGGTGGATTGCGTTATCGCTTTATCACGATGTGTGTATGACATTAGTCGAAATTAAGGCCATGTTTGATTCGTCTGCTTTCctactgaaaataaattattttatcgtattttttttaaacttattttatttgtaAAGGCAAGAAATTCTAAATAGTACTTAAGAAGAATAAAAAATGAGAATTTAACAAATTGATTGTCACTAACTACTACTACGTACATAGCTTCTAAACCAAGCGAACTTGATAGAAATATGTGAAACTCACCTTATAACTTAGAAAAATTATCTTAGTAATAGAAAATTACTAGTAGCAATTAGTACCAAACAAATTTGAGGGGCTAAAATGATTTAATTTGTAACATCTAAGTTTCTGCCACAAAAAACtgaactcctaaaagacctaGTTTTAACTGTAATTAAACTTGTTTAAAACAAAATCATTGAACCACTTTTGTCATGACAACCTTTCATTTGCATGTatacttttttttgtttaacGGCCATATATATACAACTTTATTATCTCTTAAATACCCGCATCAGATTCTCGACACTTGGACACTAAATACTGCAATTTTTCAAGAAAATAGTTGTGTCGCACATTTAGACACATACTCGAGTCCGGTATGGATATCTGAACAACGAAGTGGAGAAGACCAATTAGTTCATTTTAAGCTTTCTTCTCAAGAATCATCAACATGGGAAGGTACTCCACTTCCCCAAATACTTGATCACAAAGGGGAATATGGAGTTCCATCTGTAAATACACGAAACATTCTTTTGTCAATTGTGATTCTAAACTTATATTCAATGATAGGGCTTGGAGTCAAGTCAAATGGACAACTAACTCCTTGGCCTAACTTTTACAGACAGTAGAAATCATCTCTGTCAGTCAGATAATTCCTATGACATGCTCTTACCTGAACTGATGCTGTGATCAAGTTACTGTAACACACTATAAacatggaaaaagggaaagaatTAAGTAAATTGCtgcacataaaattttaaaattcagaCCTAGAAACTCAATCGTCATCAACTTCTTCTGGCTTGACAAAGAACTCTATGTAAGCTATCCTGCTAGGTGGCTGATAACCTGCAGAATCAATGTGTGAGTGTGCTGGTCTTGCAACAGAAACCAGATGTTGAACTTTTAATATCCCTCCTCTTCCTACAGTAACCTTGCTTCCACGGTTATCTTTTACTACACTGCTCGGTATGCTTGAAGTTGTTGCGCGTAGAAATTTATACTTGTACCTGTTTATCAATGTTAACAATCAGCATTGACTCAAAAAGTGAaattaaggctccgtttggttgggtgtaaaacattttcagtgtaaaatgattttcatggaaaacaatttacaactgaaaacacaattccaaaattAGTTTTCCCTAATTCCAAAATTaggaaaaggaaggaaaacagTTTTCCCTTCGTTTGAAAGGGAAAGTGGTTTTCCATCATTGAGAGAGCAATTTTACTCCTAGGGAAAATGATTCTACACTCCTTTGCAAACAAAACAATGTAAAATTGAAAATAGAGGAAAactgttttccatgaaaatgttttacgccctaccaaacggagccaaAACCAACAATAAGGAATTGAAAGGACATCAGTCTGTACCGATGAGACACTTCCCGGTCACAGCTAAAAGCAGCCAAAAGGTCAGTGTTCGCGTAATACATGAAGTCTATCTGCAAAAGACAAGACAAGACAAGACTCAAACTTGTTACTACAACGGATCAAGATCACGAAACAAAAACCCTTCAACACTACAAGTAAAGGTATGTCTGTTAGCAAGAGAAAAGCAAAGCCTCAAACCCATGAAGATCAAAGAAGCTCAATACCATTTAACCCTAACCTGTAGATCACCATGGCCTTCACCTCTGAAGGTAACAGAAGGAGGTGTTGGTTGTACAGTTATTTTAATACTTGACCCAGGCCATTCTAGATCATCAATGGCTTCTTTCAGAGCTGCAGACTGAAAAAATGCACTGAGGTAAGAATACATGTGTGACTCTAAAACCATGTTTTAACATATCTAAGGTCAACAGTTAGTCAGTTATGCATTCAGCACCTAGTCATCATATTTCTTCAATATACTAATTCCATAAAAAATTCAGATGATCCTTTAGGATTTAGCCAGATTATGTAGTGGCTAGAGTGGTAAGTAACACTTCAATTAAGAAAATTCAAGGTTGGCGTCCGTTGAGTGCAGGCTTTTCAAATAGGAACTTAAAGAGGATCAAGATTCAAGATTCTCAACAAGGACATCAACCCTGTATACCAGATCCTTCCCGCCCCTAATGAACCAATAAGGGAGAGCATACTGGCTCAACTAGGACCTCTCTGAAGATAtacatccccccccccccccccccaccgaAACAAATATTCATGTCTTCTGCGATTATAGTCCAAAAATCATAATACAGTCAAAACAAAGGACCTATGTTGGAATCTTCTTTCTGAAGCATAAAAGCCCTTCAAATGGATATAGGACATTAAGTTTAAGACCAGATCATCAGAATTTTCACAAAGGACAATGCAACATGAAGTTGTTAATGAAAGTTGACCAGCAATCCAAGGATCGGAATCAGAGAAGAAAAGGTGCAAGTTGATCTCACTTAAAGATCTATCTGAAAGCACGGGGATAGATATAtagcaaataagcctttttatGCCTATCTAATAGTAGTATCACAAAGTTAGGCAAGCAAATATATGTCCATTTCTGGAGCTCAAATATATCTTGCAATGTACAAGGGGATATGCATATACAGCTATTGTTCTCTTTCTTTTGATCATAGTTTCTTTAACAAAAAAACCATTGAATCTTTGACCAACACCATTTCATTTAAGGCACAAAAAGTAAAATTCAACATTGTTTTCTAATATACTACAGAAAATAAAGAATGAAGATACAGAAACCTAAGCATTCTCAGAGAGATTATCTACTTAAGTCTTATGCCTGAATCAAAGTTTGTTTCATCGTATTCTGTAACAGGTACATTGTCTCAACTAACATCACATCTTCACCATAGATCAATTTGTCAAGAAATTACCTTCACTGTGAAGCTTAAAGGGGTGGTTCCTGCGGGTTCAAAATTGAAATCCGACGAAATAGTATCTGGGATTCTTGTTCGGATTTCCGCATAAATGCATGCATCCAGTGAATCAATAGACCTGATataacaaaatacaaacttagGGATCAAAAATTGAAACAGTTTGAACAGTTTAGAAATGCTGGTGTACCAAgaattctctcttttttttgggTAGAATATATCAAGCAATGTTTGGGGCCTTTGGGCTCTTTAAGCTGATAGGCAAAAAACATCAACCATGAGAAAGCATTGCAGTTGATCCACTAACAAAGCCTTTTTGTTTCACAAGCAACAGCTCAATCCTTTCTTATTCAGCTCTTTTATTTCTCAATTTCTAGCCACTTTATATAGCTGGTTACTTACACTAAAGGACAGGATTACAACCACAAAAAAGCTTTCTAAATGCCAGTAGGATATAGCTAGTAGCAAGGTATTGATAACCAGCTAAGATGCAACGCgaggtttcaaagttcaaaagaaCAACGGTGACTGCCTTAGAGTGATCATGTTGAAAAAACAAAAGTAACCATTAATAAGATCTTCAAACAGATAGATATTAGAAGGTCAAAGTTTTCTTTAAAGGGGAAATAAGAATAAAGACCATGTGGGGAGAAATATGAAACTTTTTGTGCGCTAATCCCATAATACACTCAGGCACCGCAATTTTACACCATTTATACATGCTTCACTTCATAGCTAACTAACAACAGTATCTTCTTTTAAGTAATGTGATAGAAAGGATTAATACCAGTCTCACATGCCATGATGCTATTTAAAATTCTTGAGCTTTCATTAGCTTCAGCCAAAAGTGTTAAACACTTTTCCCAAAAGTCTATTACTGTTCCAAACCACAACCTATGTCACTCAAAATTGGGACACGGACACACGGTCAAACAGACCACCATAATGCAGATCCAAAAGCTAAACCTAGTTGTTTCTTCATTCTATGTCCAGCCTGATTTGAAACACTCAATTCTTGTATCCTACACAAAAGATAAAATATAACAACTAAAAAGGCCTACAAGCATCAAATGTATTTCTACTACCCTCATAAGGAAAAAATATGGTTCAAATCCACAATGGTTTCCCTCAAAACCCACCTCCTACCCAAGTACAATTATGGCAACAAAAATAAACCACATACTCCCTTTGACCTCCATCGAATTGTATTTGTTCCAATTGACTTCCTGACATACACATTTGAAAAGTTGACAACTCTGACTCTATACTATTCCACAATTACTGACTTAAACTTCTAATCACTATGTTTTATAAGAACCATTCAACATAGCATTTTCTCTATACACTAGTCCCATCTGGATATCATATATATCAGAGTTTGATTCTAATTATATTCAACTTGGACTACAATGCCACACAGGGGAAATATATCCTAAAATttacataaataccaaaagcaATCAGGACAATTACTTGAGTAGAAGCTGCATATCAGGGCCTGGATACCGAAGCTCAATCAAGCTCGAGTGTCCCGGAACCGAGAACGTATTCAAAGAATCGACTAATAGCCCCAAGCTCACCCCAAATCGAGGCCGTGCTTCAGCAGTATACTCATAATTCACAAATAACTGCGAAAATCCGAAATTGATccaaactaaaattaaaattaggTCATACACATAAAAATCCATAAATTTTACACTAAATATTAATCCAAACTCCTCTAATAATTAGGTGATAGAGTAAAATAGAGTTGAAATGAAACCTCTTTTTGGAGATAGACTTTGGCTTGGAGACAACCAGTGTCTTCTACAATCAGAACGACGCCGTGTTCCGATAACTCCACAACCGCATCCTGgagtgaggaagaagaagattgATTGAGATTATacgaaaccctaatttttgGAAGGAAGAGAAATTTTGGAAGGGGGGAAGAAGAAGACCTGGTGGCGTTTCCAGCGAACCGAGGTGAGAGCATCAACAAAGCCTTGAACGGTGTCGAGTTGGCACACCAAATCTGGTATTGTAGCGTCCATTGATGGCGAACTCATCTCTCTCAACTTCCAATTTCAGGACTTGTTCTTTCTTCCCGCCAAATAGATAGTTGGGGGTTTTAATCAGAGAAGTGATGCGGAGCAAAGGTTGCACCCGAAAATAAAACAGTATGATTTCCATTTTGgttgcacccaaaaaaaaaattatttggccggtgtaaagaaaattaaaaataaattgggGGTACGAAGAAAAACTAAATGTGCATGTTGCCGTCTTGCCGGTGCTTGTCACGAGTTACGAGCGTGTTTCATGTGAGGTAACTCCTTAATTCTGCTTATTTAAGCTATACGAAGTATATGTGCATGTTCTGGAaggttttatttcattttatttcccTTGATATAGTCGAGTTCAAACGTTCTATGCTTGTTGGCTTGTTGTGTATATAAGGTAGGTTGATTTGGATCAAACATCGTTGTGGTCAAAGGCTTGTCCGTAACATGTGGTATCAGAGTAGGCTTCAACATCATCAAAGGGCAAGGTGTCATTCACAAACATGGTCCATGAGTATTCACCAACCAATTGTGACGACTTTTGTCCTCGTGATTGTCACCACCCGGTCTGACACAGGTATAAAAACTCGTCCATAGAAACATGATGTTTTGGTGGGCATGAATGGAACGAGGGGGGGTGCTCTAACCATAGGAGTAGGCGAGTGAGCTAGGCGGAAGAGCGTCTCTCAATGAGAGTGAGAGATAGGTTAGTCATTGCTACATGTAAAAACTAGTATTGTAGGGGACGTGTAGAGCGATCGGGCAAATGCGTGCAATAAGCGAGGGTTGAAGAGGACGCATTTTAGTGCTAAGgagtgggattcgttacggtaGCATAAAGCTAATCGTTGCCCAAGCGCTTTGAGAGCATGTTACCGTATTGTACAAGAGCGGCACGGGTGATATGTTATCACCCTGGGAAGGCTTTGGTGGGGTGAGGTTGTCACATATTAACAATTTACTCAATGCTATATGTGTAGTGTAAGAGAGGGAATTTGAAGTGAGATATGTATAAAAAGTAGGGAAGATAATAAGGAGAACGAGGGGTAAATTATGGTTGAACCGGTTTGAATCATGTGTCCCACAATTAAGTCTCATTCCCTCTCCCATTGTACCAATTAAAATAGATTAATAATGAAAGAAGATATTTACAAATTAATGGGATGGACCAAGATGAACTGAAATAGGGAATAATACTCGACTATAAGACAAAAATAAGACAAAGGATCTGAACTCGGGTTGaaggtttgaactttgaagcaAAGGCAGGACCAGTTAGTAGAAAATGAGGTGGAGGAAGAAAAGGGCggcaagagttttttttttttttgtgtgtgcgCATTTCTTGACCAATAGTCAACGGTGTAAATAAGGAATGCCAACAACCATTTCCTCATAAATCATCAGTAGATGAAAAGGAAAAAAGCCTATACCCAGTCCTTTTGAGGTCATCAGTGAGTTACAATTACAATTTTCTTGAAGAAATTATATCCTCAGTTCATGTATACAATGCAATTTTCGAATAAATAGCACAACCCAAGGACTAACTAACTAGTGTGTGTATATCACTAACAAATAATTGGCAAATGAACACAAACTTCACACTACCAGTTTTTACTGTCCCATAATCAGAACAATTTCAATTTTCCTTTGGTGAAAGTCTCTTTGCCATGGTTCTCAAGACACAACTCTCTCTCTGTTCCCAGTAAACCCGAACACGATTCTGACCCCAAAGTGACTGCAAAATAAAGATATACAGTGCACAGAATGATCAAAAGAACAAGAGCTACTAGAAGGAAGCGGTGCCGCTGGATAAGTGCAGAGAAGCTTATGTCACTCAATGCAGATTTTTTGTGGCGCGGAGAGGAAGCAAAAGCACCCTGAGTTTGAGATCGTCTATGAGGAGAAGATATGACATTATCAAGAGCCATGGTTGATGGGACGACGCCTTTTTTTCAATCTGCTTACGCATATCACAATATATGTTCAGTCAGATGttcatgatatgatatgcagtAAAGATCAGAGAACAGATGTAGCAACATATTTGCAAGTTATTATGGTACATAGATGAAAATTGAGATTTGatgaaattatgaaatttaCATGGCAAAGTCCATtagggctccgtttggtagggtgtaaaacggttttcatggaaaacaattttcccttttcaatcattttacgttgtttggtttgacaagggatgaaaaacaatttCTCCTAACTCCCTCACAggtggaaaaaccttttccatttgaaagggagggaaatcaTTTTTCCACCTTTGctctccttacctccctctcccttcttcccttcaatcttcaccatcttctcccattttcttttaagatATCAAACAAacgaaaactagtttggaattgtgttttccccttgaaaatgttttccatggaaaattattttgctctgaaaacgttttacaccaaaccaaacgtgGCCTAGGTTCACACAAACAGGGTAAGACAATACGCAGCAGCAAAGTAAAATGCAAAATTCAAGCGGttaatgaaaacgttttacaccaaaccaaacgtaACCTAGGTTCACACAACAGGGTAAGACAATAAGCAGCAGCAAAGTAAAATGCAAAATTCAAgcggttaataaattaatttcgagGATTTGGTGACAATGGTTTGACGGTTCACAAATCACAGCATAGAAAAGTAAGAAATCTTAATGAGAATTAGACAGCCAACAAAAAGTCAGACTAGACTAACAAACCCATTCACCGAAATCAAATCAAACCAAATGGGCATCATCATGTGCAACAAGTTCAATCTTACTGTGATTGTATGGCCTAAGACAACCAAATCTAACAACACCATGCCAAAAACTCAAAACAGCAAAACCTGGTCCCTGTTCTTTAACTTGCCAGCTACTTTCATTACCTCATTCCCCTGGTTCCTCAACTCACTCAACGTCAAAAGAAAAACAGATAACGAATTCTGGTATTCATTTCAATAGAAGTTTCAAGGCAACTAAAGAAGGAACATGGGGAGAATTATTCAACTAGTTTTTGGgtgtgttctattcacctgattttcacttattttttctgaacttatcttatcttaactgaacttatgagaacttattaaaacttattttagttataaatcatacttggtcaacccttgttttatttgaacttatctcaactgaacttatcttaacttatttttcCGGAAAttagtggaaataaggtgagcAGAACAGGGCCTTTGTGTCTTGGTTAGGCCATAATAACACTAACATCTAACAATCAAACTTTGGTGATCATACAATATGAACAATGTTGTTCCCGAGATTTAGTACATTGCAAATGAAAATTATGGTTGTGCAAACAAAAATTCACCATTTCTACAATCAACATTATCTCAACACGAAAAGGATGCAGAAGACAAACTAATAGAGCTTATAAGATCAAACTACACATAACAATCCTTCTCCTACTCCAAATTCTACCAAAATATCAGTTCCAACACTGTGCGGACA
This Spinacia oleracea cultivar Varoflay chromosome 6, BTI_SOV_V1, whole genome shotgun sequence DNA region includes the following protein-coding sequences:
- the LOC110791783 gene encoding protein ENHANCED PSEUDOMONAS SUSCEPTIBILITY 1, whose amino-acid sequence is MNSETTMKQISECFIKPKYEPNEANKPYYLSPMDLAMLSMHYIQKGLLFKKPSKLNHDQEFSIHKLKESLSLTLVHFYPLAGQFVTQVDDDHSLIFIDCNKGPGARFIHSTLDMTISDILSPTYVPVVVHSFFDHDRAVSHDAHSMSLLTVKVTELIDGVFIGCSINHAVVDGTSFWHFWNVWSEIHTSMDLVEQLPLSRMPVHEGWFPEGYDPPSRLPFSQPDEFVSRYEPPQLKERFFHFSSGSMARLKAKANEENNNNNNNNNNNNNNKISSFQALSALCWRAIIRANNLPKHHPTSCKLATNNRHRLTPPLSQHYFGNCVSVINTTTTASELLEHSLGLTAESLHQTVVNHDDKSVRDFFNNWMKSPIVYQLNKLFDDYSVVMSSSPRFDMYGNEFGFGKAVAVRSGYANKSVGSVISYEGYEGGGSVDLEICLSSGLMEALESDEEFMGFVLN
- the LOC110790801 gene encoding uncharacterized protein, with the protein product MSSPSMDATIPDLVCQLDTVQGFVDALTSVRWKRHQDAVVELSEHGVVLIVEDTGCLQAKVYLQKELFVNYEYTAEARPRFGVSLGLLVDSLNTFSVPGHSSLIELRYPGPDMQLLLKSIDSLDACIYAEIRTRIPDTISSDFNFEPAGTTPLSFTVKSAALKEAIDDLEWPGSSIKITVQPTPPSVTFRGEGHGDLQIDFMYYANTDLLAAFSCDREVSHRYKYKFLRATTSSIPSSVVKDNRGSKVTVGRGGILKVQHLVSVARPAHSHIDSAGYQPPSRIAYIEFFVKPEEVDDD
- the LOC110791774 gene encoding uncharacterized protein → MALDNVISSPHRRSQTQGAFASSPRHKKSALSDISFSALIQRHRFLLVALVLLIILCTVYLYFAVTLGSESCSGLLGTERELCLENHGKETFTKGKLKLF